In Leptolyngbya sp. NIES-2104, the genomic window TACGGCTCCAAACAGGAGAAACAATAAGCAGATTTCCGCATAGCTCGGATGGTGTGTTGTCCAAAGTTCAATTCCAGGCGGGCGTAGGTTAAGTTCAACCGATCGATGCGGACAAGCTTTGAGACAAGTCATACACAACACACAATCGCGATTATCTTGAAGCTGTGCGGGATGAGAATAGATCGGACAGCCTCCCGTTTCCATACCTTCCCCTTTTTGGGGTCCGCCTTTGTAGCATTGATACGTGGTGCAAGATGCCGAACAGATTCCTTGCTGTGCCCGGAGTTCAATCATTGATAGCTTTGCGAATAAGCCATTCATTCCCCCGATCGGACAAAGATAGCGACACCAAAATCGCCGTTCAAACAACACTGAAAAGATTACCGCTCCAGCAGTGATCAACAACAATAAGCAACCGGATAGATAAGCTGTATTTTCTAAGTTCCAGAGTTCTTCCCACAGCAAAATCAGTGTGAACATTCCAAATAGGAACCATCCGCCCCATTTGTCCGCTGATTGTCTCGCCCAAGGTTGTAACTTTCGTGGATAGAGCCAGAGTGAAATCTTCTGTGCTAACTCGCCGTAAATCATGAATGGGCAAATCGAACACCAAAGCCGCCCGACAAAGGGGAATGAGATCAAAATCAGCATCCACCACCAAGCCCAAAATAGATTTAGTGCAACGTTACGATCGCGAGTTTGAGGTGCAACCATTAACACTGTTACAACGACTGCAAACACGCCTAACGTGAAACCATAGTTAATCCGATCCGTCCACCAAGGGCTTCTGAGAAACTGTCGTAACTTCGGATAAGCATTGAGCAAATTCACCCGGAATCGACGATTTTTATCGCCTGTTGACCAAAATACTTCTTCGGTCAGTTCCGAGCATTCTGCTTGTCGAATCGCTCGATCGAGTAAATTTTCAAGTTCAACATGATTTCCTGGAAAGTCATAGCCTTGAAGTCGTCGCATTGCTTCAGGGGTAATTTTCGGTTTTGCAATGCCTCGCGATCGAGCAATCAAACTGAGATAGTATTCTGCCTGCATTGCAATATCTGACTTTCTCACGCGCAAAGGTGGCACTTTGATCACATGATCCACGAGCTTGCATTTCTCTAATCGCGGCAGAATCTTCTCAGAAGTCATCAGAATTCGAGCTTGATACGATCGAGCTTCTGGCTGTGGTTCTCCTTCACGAGCGATCGGGGTAAATTTTCCCGTGGTTAAAAGCTGAACTAACTTTTCTTCAAACTCTGGTGAAATGTCTTCGAGATTGTTCAGCATCAATGTGCCTCGACCTACCCAATCGAGCAATCCAGGCTTATCAGAACGTCCAAATAGCTCCACAGGTTGTAAGGTGTTGCAATTCACTTTGATCAATGGCTCTTTGCGATCGCGTGATCCAAAGTGAATCAATGCTCCGGTGTTATCTTTTTCTAGTCCGGGTTCTCCAAAAATCAGCACAGAACCGCGATCGCTCGATGCCTTTTTAATGTCTTGGCGCAATCGAACCGCATAACGGCTGGTTCCAACAATGCCGCGCTTCACTTTTGGCACGAGATACGATCGCAGTGCAATCTGTCTTTCTCGCTCATACGCGAGTTCAGAAGCCACTTGCTCTAATTGGGCGGCAAGCTGTTGAGACACGCTCTGAGCAATTTCTGGGAACTGTTGCGCGATCGCTAAAAATTCAGTCCTTGGAATCGTCCAAATCACACAATCATTCAGTGTATTCGTCGTTTCTTCTGCCACCCGGTCTAGCAAAAGTTCTTTGAGATAAACGATCGCACCCGGAATTAAGCTCGTCACGTTTGCGATCGTGGTTTTACTGGTGCGATAGCTCTCTAAATGACCCTCATGCAGAATGTAGAGCGCTTCAGGCTGGGTGTCTTCGAGTCCGATGCGCCGATTGGCTTGAGTTGATTGTTCTTGAATCTGTTGCGCGATCGCGGTTAATGCGATCGGTGACAAGCCTGAAAATGCTGTCTGTTGCCGCAACCATTCCACCCGCTCTAAAACGTTCATGGTTCGCCTCTGAATGCGCGAACTCTATCCTAGAACTAACACCGCTCTAGATAGGACAGATTGATCGATAAACTTAACTCACCAAGCGTTCTAGATATCGCTCAATTAACAAAATCGCCACAATATCATCGATCGGTCTGGGGGGCGATCGCATTCCTTCAGGAATCAAACGGCTGAACCCCTTTGGAGGATACATTTGCCAAAAACGATCGCGTGCCTCTAATGAACTATTGCGCTCATCGACCGTTACCACACGCAAATCGGTTAATTCCTCAGCTAGTCGCCGTTTCCATTCTTTTGAAGAAGTCTGATCGCCCATCACTAATAGCGAAACTGGAAAGCGATCGCGCAAGGATTCGATCGTCGGAATCGCTCCCTCTGCACTGATCACTTCATGGTAGTAAAGTCTTCGATCGACCCCCATCACCGCTAAACCGCACTTTTGCCGCCCTGGATCAAATCCCAAAATCACTGGCTGTTCCGCCATGATGCGCCTCTACTCTCAAAAAAGTTCGTTAACTGGATGCTCTTAAAATCACTTGCCCGTTCTGCACCGCCACTAATTCTATTTTTAGAGGTCCTGCTGTGTAAGTCACTTGTGATGCGACCGCCCTAATCTCGATCGCAGTCGGATAACGTCGCAACTGTTCAATAAAAGGTCCAAGCGTTAACAGCTTCTCGATTTCGATGTTGTCGTTTAAAACCCCAGCGACACGAGCGCGGGAATTAGAAGCCGCGAACAAGTCCTGAATCGATTTCTGAAAGTCCTGAGACGAGAGTTTCGACGGATCAATCGTTTGCGATGCGATCGTATCTCCTTCGAGAAATACCACCCGATTCGGAACCGCATTGACATAAACAAACACCGCGCTATTTTCGCCCTTCACATAGTTGGCGCGGGCTTGCACACGAACCAGATAATCCTGACCGTCACTAATCTGCCGAATCAAGCCTTCCACTTCTGCGATCGGAATTTGGACAACTTGATCATTTCGCCCCGGTTGTAGCGATTGAATTGCCGCCCGATTCGC contains:
- a CDS encoding sigma 54-interacting transcriptional regulator yields the protein MNVLERVEWLRQQTAFSGLSPIALTAIAQQIQEQSTQANRRIGLEDTQPEALYILHEGHLESYRTSKTTIANVTSLIPGAIVYLKELLLDRVAEETTNTLNDCVIWTIPRTEFLAIAQQFPEIAQSVSQQLAAQLEQVASELAYERERQIALRSYLVPKVKRGIVGTSRYAVRLRQDIKKASSDRGSVLIFGEPGLEKDNTGALIHFGSRDRKEPLIKVNCNTLQPVELFGRSDKPGLLDWVGRGTLMLNNLEDISPEFEEKLVQLLTTGKFTPIAREGEPQPEARSYQARILMTSEKILPRLEKCKLVDHVIKVPPLRVRKSDIAMQAEYYLSLIARSRGIAKPKITPEAMRRLQGYDFPGNHVELENLLDRAIRQAECSELTEEVFWSTGDKNRRFRVNLLNAYPKLRQFLRSPWWTDRINYGFTLGVFAVVVTVLMVAPQTRDRNVALNLFWAWWWMLILISFPFVGRLWCSICPFMIYGELAQKISLWLYPRKLQPWARQSADKWGGWFLFGMFTLILLWEELWNLENTAYLSGCLLLLITAGAVIFSVLFERRFWCRYLCPIGGMNGLFAKLSMIELRAQQGICSASCTTYQCYKGGPQKGEGMETGGCPIYSHPAQLQDNRDCVLCMTCLKACPHRSVELNLRPPGIELWTTHHPSYAEICLLFLLFGAVVLHRLPEIEQVLGINLHLDRFLNHTIVSVLALMLPGTVALFFHQILRLFNSRSRSFLELAYGYLPLVLGVNLAHYLHLGLTEAGRILPVTVATFGGSAELMATLPIAVAHPAVIEFLQASTIALTFWLSVFLTQKIARQPIQNLLPQHLAMVVLGSVLWKLIIFP
- a CDS encoding pre-16S rRNA-processing nuclease YqgF, producing MAEQPVILGFDPGRQKCGLAVMGVDRRLYYHEVISAEGAIPTIESLRDRFPVSLLVMGDQTSSKEWKRRLAEELTDLRVVTVDERNSSLEARDRFWQMYPPKGFSRLIPEGMRSPPRPIDDIVAILLIERYLERLVS